One region of Armigeres subalbatus isolate Guangzhou_Male chromosome 3, GZ_Asu_2, whole genome shotgun sequence genomic DNA includes:
- the LOC134223517 gene encoding uncharacterized protein LOC134223517 produces the protein MAPNWLWMFVAGVALITTTVWTEEPSEALMKEATIVFHKKRGTPNAVECGKAKGLCQVPKKYCPAYYIGRNFYVTRARCLVSSKGVIDAPNQLTVLGPGVVNVTIGLHENFRKPKGPDVAWIKIEDPRLNKRKELTVAELFPKNCVRFHLEIVDSPSTDAHAHFRWIKQKSTPHPNAINKTTIKRIYSGTIAYKRPEPSTADVEHVVMCEARTGVSGVYELHYILFAIYDTGHTLDIDCHFAKCGTNDVSRMNIVTTPAPVVRYVYNYVYEYDYEYYYPNYTILINDPPTTPLPTTKKPNLVTSIKVFNPTTPEPDELIDWEPEILLGPIEAVKPPTKEIPTTPETPPTHPHPPAPKPEPSSNKTISLPPTTTPMPINESTTATLQVTQLPEKIPKYGNETELYTGRPNNFPFSISYIDDTNPEVITTPKEPVKHCVGCRRCHRCWQRRRLRYRHRRESPSSSAPSGISPGLCGAMRCATGSTLPPWIEPRTTMTPAVVQYLNPDQQRGRAYPDAASGDSC, from the exons ATGGCGCCCAACTGGCTGTGGATGTTTGTAGCGGGGGTGGCTTTGATAACTACCACCGTTTGGACCGAAGAACCTAGCGAGGCCTTGATGAAGGAAGCGACTATTGTTTTCCACAAGAAGCGTGGGACGCCAAACGCTGTAGAGTGCGGCAAGGCAAAGGGCCTCTGCCAAGTGCCGAAAAAGTACTGTCCAGCATACTACATAGGTCGCAACTTTTATGTGACAAGGGCCCGCTGTTTGGTGAGCAGCAAAGG TGTGATTGATGCACCAAACCAGTTGACAGTTCTTGGTCCAGGGGTTGTGAACGTCACGATTGGATTACACGAAAACTTTAGGAAGCCAAAGGGACCGGACGTTGCATGGATTAAGATCGAGGATCCCAGATTGAACAAACGGAAGGAACTAACAGTTGCAGAGTTATTTCCAAAG AATTGTGTACGATTTCATCTGGAGATAGTTGACTCACCATCGACTGACGCTCATGCTCATTTTCGATGGATCAAACAGAAGAGCACTCCTCACCCAAACGCAATTAATAAAACCACAATCAAACGGATATACTCTGGTACGATTGCCTACAAACGACCTGAACCGTCGACTGCAGACGTGGAACACGTGGTTATGTGTGAAGCGAGGACAGGAGTGTCGGGAGTGTATGAACTACACTACATCCTTTTCGCTATCTACGATACCGGCCATACGTTGGATATAGATTGTCATTTTGCAAAATGCGG AACGAATGATGTCAGTCGCATGAACATAGTTACGACACCAGCTCCGGTAGTCAGATATGTGTACAACTATGTTTACGAATACGATTATGAGTACTACTATCCGAACTACACGATCTTAATAAATGATCCACCTACAACTCCATTGCCAACGACGAAAAAACCAAACCTTGTGACAAGCATAAAGGTTTTCAATCCAACTACACCCGAACCAGACGAACTCATAGATTGGGAACCTGAAATCTTACTAGGGCCGATCGAAGCAGTTAAACCTCCaacgaaggaaattccaacaaCTCCCGAAACACCTCCAACTCATCCCCATCCACCGGCGCCTAAGCCGGAGCCATCTTCAAATAAAACCATTTCGTTACCTCCGACCACCACTCCTATGCCGATTAATGAATCTACAACTGCCACGCTTCAAGTTACCCAGTTGCCCGAGAAAATTCCCAAGTACGGAAACGAAACTGAATTGTACACAGGCAGGCCGAACAATTTTCCCTTCAGTATTAGCTACATCGACGATACGAACCCGGAAGTCATTACCACTCCCAAAGAACCGGTGAAGCACTGCGTAGGTTGCCGCAGGTGTCACCGTTGCTGGCAGAGAAGACGACTACGGTATCGTCACCGTAGGGAGTCACCATCATCATCCGCACCGTCTGGGATTTCTCCAGGCTTATGTGGTGCGATGCGATGTGCAACAGGCAGCACTCTTCCACCTTGGATTGAACCGAGGACTACGATGACGCCAGCCGTCGTTCAATACCTGAATCCGGATCAGCAGAGAGGAAGGGCTTATCCGGATGCAGCTAGTGGCGATTCTTGCTAG